DNA sequence from the Centroberyx gerrardi isolate f3 chromosome 2, fCenGer3.hap1.cur.20231027, whole genome shotgun sequence genome:
cacacacacacacacacacacacacacacacacacacacacactgcagccataGCTatagccacaaacacacacaccccaaccacccagacacacacattcacaccacagctacccacagacacacacacacacacacacacagctactggtACATATATAGTACTAGTCCTGCAGGGAATCAGAGCAGACAGCAAGTACCAGACCTTGCTAAACATGCTGCGCTCCCTAGAGGCATAGAAACAGAATGGCTGGCCAGAGTAGTTTCTGCAGGCATATAATAACCCCACCCAAAGTGCCATCGGAGGCCCTGCCATGGCGCTGTACTAGTACAAAGTTTGTGCAACCACCACCCCGACGACACGTGTTGAAAACTTGTTTGGATGTTAGAGGGGAAAGGGCTGGGTGAGAGTGGctgttagattagattacattttaGATGAGGTAAAATGTTAATTATAGTGTAGTAACATtagaacatgttaagtagaatgaaaatatatgaatttacaTAGCATATATGCAGAGGGTCTAAAATAACAGCAATACAACATCTGAGAGAAAAGCtaatgaaaaaatgtgaaaaattattCTACaatgaaaatacatgaaaatataaatttacacatatataacaaatgagaatattagacaacacaaaaatatgtgaatttacagcatatattgAGGATGCGcaaaatgtgcattgtaaaaaccattcaccttatcaaatatatCCAGTTGACAGACCTAGGTAACATATTTCCAGAACATGTAGATTTGCatatgtgaggaaaaaaaatcagtaagCAAAGGtaataaaacaattacatgaGAGCAAGTCTGCAACAAAGCACATTTTTTATAGGTGATTTAAAGATACCTATTTTGCCGGCCTAATTTCTTAAGGCAAAAGAATCTGAACCACCTTAAAGTCCTGCAAATCTTTGGCTGTGTACTAGCTGATAAGAGGTTAAAAGTTCTGTTTCTTATCAGTTTATCCTCAGTTAGCCAGTCCACATACTGGATTTCAGATGAATAATAAACCCCCTGGCTCAGTTTTAGCCTAGATTTGATTTCTATGCAAGACATTTTGTACTTCCAAACATTCCTTAAAAGTGCAAAAAATATCAGATTTATTTTGTACACTTCCAAAGGCCAATGTTATTCATGCATCTGACATGAACACAACAATCATAGGCCTGGCAAAAAATTCATGCTACTGCAGCCAAGCACCGGCATATTTGCACatgagatgaggaaaaaaaatgcattttcagaTTAATTATCTGCAAAAATAAATTATCTTAATTTGTTTTGCATCACAGGATCCTTTTAGCTTTTGGATTATTTCATGGACCTACAAGGTCACGCATTTCAAGGTGCAGATTCACATTTCTCAGTATCAGATTTTGCTTAGTGaatgtttattttgttaaatGCTGGTACATTCTAATAAAGCCAACTTTAAATATACcaggaagaaaaataaccatCTTTCTGAACTTCCTGGCCTTTATATGTTGAAACATATTTCAAGAATTGTCTGTTTGTGGAACATCTGCAACACTCATCCTCCACAGTCCTCCATCTGAGCATAAAAGGTCTTTGTGATCCCTTGTGATCCTAGCCAAGAGCAGCTGCTAATGGTGTGACTCCCAATGCTACTACAAGAAGGGAGAGGTGGGAGACGTCTGATACTCAAGGACTTCATTCAGTTATGCTTGGTTATGAAAAGGTTTTGAGCTGAATTATCCCACaatgaccttgtgtgtgtgtgtgtgtgtgtgtgtgtgtgtgtctctgtgtctgtgtgttacagtctatgtgtctatgtgtgcatgttATAAAGATTCTTGTTTCACCACTGTCAACATTAggcaatatttattttattaaaaaaaataataaactctCCTACCCCAGCTGGGTTATGGTTATGTTGCCATTTGAGGAAGTGTGCCAAGCCTGAGAAGTTGAGACCTGAGAATAATTTCAGACCTGAGGCTGAGATCTTCCCAGAGACATTATGTGATGAAAAAAATCTCCACAGTGTTGTTAAGACCTGTTGAATCTGTGATGTAACACCATatcacatatttgttttattacagCCAATTAAATTCTTATTTAAGATATGGATGAGGCATACTACAGTGCTTTGGGCCCATGAATTAGTTGAGATGTAATTCtcaggatatttttttttttcctttttggcttggatttgatttgattcctgTCTATAAGATTAATGTTTTCCAACAGATATTCATTGAGACATTAATTGTGAAATTCATCTGACATGcaagtatgtatgtatttaagcAGGTTATATTATAGTAGTATTTTCTGCAGGTCTGCACTTCAGATATGGATTCTTCATGATAATGGACTTGGATTTTCTGGTCAAAATCATCTCATATTAGATGCTTGTGTAATATATCACATCACTGGCAAAAGAAAGTACTGCATGTCTTGTATCAGCTTGTACCAAGCATTCCTGCCCAGTGTTGATGAATTATAGTTTGATATTTATTCACCATCTGTTGGAGCAGAATAACAGAGAGGGTTCATTTCATACCACATGGGAAAGTTTTCTCTTACTGTGGCCCAGTTTAGGCCTCAGTAGGAAAAAGGCATTTAAGGACTTGAAGTTTTCATTCCATGCATGTCTCTGACACTTGCTGGCTCACAGTACTGTCAACACTGCCAAGCTTTTCGCTTTGTGCTTTCAGATGTTAACATCACCTGCAGTACTCATTCTTGCTTTCTTTCAGATTCTCTGTCCTTGAATGACAAGTGCAGAGCAataattgttttcatgtttatcaGTGGAGATTGGTGTCTTTCATGTCAGGCCAAAAAATGGGAGTTGTAATGGAAACTGATAACTACACATTAGCAGGAACTGACTGGACAGCTTGTGTCTCCTAGTCTTCATGGCCCTTCATAGCCAACATACAGGAATAGGCACTCACTATATTCTCCCCATGCTTCCTCGGATGGGCTGATAATAAGCCACATTCAAACCGTCTCTTCACTACTCTTTTAGATGCTAGATTGTGCCTTCTCTGAATGTAGGGTATGGTATATCCAATGAATTCAGTACAATTCAATTGAATGCTAAATGCTATAAAACTATGTGAGAACTTCTTTTGGTTGACAGTGTGTGCAGATTGTGCATCAGCAACGTTGTTGCAGTACAGACCACTGCAGGTACACAAGTTGTTAAGTTTGTCTGGGTTTGCACTGTAAATAATCAACGCTATGAATGTAACAGTTCTGCATGCTGCACTATGGTATGGCCACAAAAAATGGTCATTTGCCTCCCTCCCAGCCTTGattcctgtctgtttgtcttgtgtctgtccatctctctgtctttctctgctggATCATCCTCCTCTTACTGTTTCACACAGAACAGGGGACAAGAAAACATTGTTAAGTATCTCAAGGCCAAGCTGGGGCAAAGGAAGATAAAAAGCCAGGTTCCCAGGCCCTGACAAACAATACCTAGTACAGCATCCCTGTCTAGTCACTCCTATCTTCCCCTCCAACCAGACCAACAGAACCAACCTCAGCCTTCATCACACCACGCTCCTGACATCTGAGTTGCACTGCGGTCCGCCTGTCCTGCACATCCACCATGTCCACTGCGTTCTTTGTCATGACGGTCCTTCTGGGCTCTTCACTGGTGATGGCATTCATCCTGCATCCTTCTGAGGAAGAACCTGTAAAGCCTGCTAGCTCTCCTGTTATCAGGCACATCAGGTTAGTATTAAACTTTGTGCAACACACATGAGCCTCTATGGGCAAGTAGAAGACTGTCAAGAAGTACCATGTCTTTGGATTGATCATACAGTGAGCCTATGCAAGTTTAGTGTTTTGTTAAAGTGAATTATATATTTGAGACCAAACTCCAGAGGATTCTCCAACGAATTATGAAATGTCATGTTGGGTTGCAGAGGTCATACTATTTTAAAATAGCCTTAGAGCCCTAGACTAGCAGTTTATCATGCATATCATATTATGGTGTCATATAACACATCATAAGGTCTATGTTGATGCATGCTTGCTACGGCCTTTTTCAAATGGGCAGGGGGAACATTGGAGTCTGGCTGTGATATGGGATCATGGTGACTTGTGATATTCTAAGAGTGATGGCCAGAGCCGTAACAAACTCTTCTGCTCAAGCATTAGCAGTGTAATCAATCACTTCTCAAGACAAGATCTCTTTGACTTGGCTTGGGCAAAGAGCAGAACTGCTTCCACAGTTCACTGGAGAGTGTTGAGAGAACTTGCATTTACATCAGTCAGGTTTTGCAACTGCACCTGGCACATATTGGCACACAGAAGTAATTATTGATCAATTGTCATATTATTAACTCATGCAATATTTTGTCTTGATTGTAAGTAGTCTTGCAATGAATGAATTAACCAAGCAATTaatgacatttattttgaaacaaatctcattttatgcttttatatgTGGAATATGTTTACACTGACAGATAAATATTCAATGCTCATCCACTTTTGACAAGCGTAAACTGACAGGATGTTGGTGAATGTAATACGAATTCAACTTCATTTGGTTCTAGAAAGTGTCCAGTATTTCTTCTATTtccaaaataaatgtaatgtctTTATATTCTAAtcgttttttattattatgtatctTAGTAATATGGGTGATGTGCATCTGCAGGTGCCAGGGTGAGTCATTGCAGTCCATCAGTAAGAGTCTCCTCGGGGCTCTCAACTTGCAGACAGAGCCACGGCTGCCTGTTGGTGGGCTGACCAGTATCAGAGAGCAATGGAAAGACACCTTCAGTGGCATTTCTAACACAGCCAAGGACACTACAGGTAGGTGAGACCCAGCATAAAGAAAACATGTGCAACGCTTCATTAGCTattccaaatcaaatcaaatcaaaaatataaatattacagTTTTACTACACTTGAAATACTCTTCTTTTACTGTGCTGAGTGGTTTTGTTCAATGTCCACCTAGTTCCTGCACTGTCTGGCTACTCTGTGACACCTGGTGCTGTAAACAGTACAGGCATGGAGTGCTGTCAGATGGCCTCTGAGATCTTCCTGAaaggtacgtgtgtgtgtgtgtgtgtgtgtgtggttgcattTTTATACATGTGTGTGCTTCTCTATGAAAAAGCATAACCCATGTCATATCCCTTCTAATACCTGACAGATCTGGGCTGGGACAACTGGGTGATCTATCCTGAGAGCATCACCTTTGTCCAGTGTGCATCCTGCAACCCTCTACTGGCAGTGAACACTTTGCGCTGTCCATCATACCCCCCCAATGTCCAGGAAACCCCCTCACAGGTACAGTTCTTAGAGATTTGAAAGTAGTGTAATTAGTTTCTAAACAGCACATAGTTTATCTGGTCTGTTATGAAGGTGGAATGGCTGCCAATAAACAAGCTTCTTATCATCATTATGCTGCCAACATACACGAAGCAAATTAACAACCAAAGGAACTCTCCAACATTATTTAAACAGACATGAATGCAGTGTGGCATTAGGAGCATGTTGCCTATGGCAACAAATTACACAAACAGAGAATACTCAAAATGATATAGCTGTGGCCCTGTGGAAAATGAGTGCAGTATGACAATTAATACCCATGTGATTTGTAATAAGTTGAATTTACTGTGGGTATGAAGGGTTGGATTTACTCCTAAAATATATGTACTTTTTTTCCTAACCTTgaatgcattattattttttattttttttggatgaaATAAACTTTAAAAATTACTCAAATATTTTACATGAATCTAATGTTAATATGAGTTCATGTAATCTAATGTATACAAGAAAAACCGAAGAAATACATAAATGtgatttgtttacttttgtCTAATCTGAGCTGCAGtggtaaagtttttttttctttctatattttgtatttaacAGTCCCTTTTACTGCATGCAACTTCATATCTTTTTGTTCAATCTTGTTGAACAAACTTACTAAGACCCAGAAATGTAGGTGTTGAAAAATCTACTGTATGATTATGTTAACCCCAATGACCATAGAAATAAGAAACACCCTGTTGCTATCAAATGTCAAACAGTGACAGCTAATATCCCCCCACCCCTGCCAACCCCTCTCCCCACCCATGACTCCCACTGTATTTGTCCCTTTATCGGTCCAGATGCCGTGCTGCCAGCCCACCTCCCAGGAAATGGTGCCCATCCTGTACATGGATGAATTCAGTACCGTCGTCATTTCCTCTGTGCAGCTGACCCGCACATGTGGCTGTGGGCCTGGCAACCTCCAGCTCCCCAACGAAGAGTAAAGCTTGTTTTATAGTCCTGTGCATGTGAGTTCTATGAGCCACCTGGCATACATGGACAAGTCTTCAATAGTAGTATACCACGTTACACAGAATATGTACTTTACCTCTTATTGCAACAGAAAGTCCAAGGTCTATGAATGACATAAAACATAGGGaaacacaaaaagaaagaaaagtgcaTAATATAGGCCTGTCTTCTCTCACCAGCACTTCCactgcttttgtttgtgttatttaattGCCTGAACAATCCTGTATAAATTGTAGCTTTCAAATGTAATTGTTTCAATACAGAAAAACAATTAATCTTAGATAGAATTTGCAATCCTTAGAAAATCAATTCATGCGGGCAATCCCAGCATTTCTCTAGTGCTCTAGCTCTCTAGTAAGAACTGAGAATAACTTGGTGAAGAACAGTTCACACAGTTGTGATAAATGCTGTCAGTTTAGCTTTAATAAATCTCCTGTGTGCACAGAGCTatttaaaacatatttaaatatttaaaaccaTATTACAACCCTGCGTCGCTGGCAAATAGCAAGGCAATAAAGCAGCTACTAACCGCTACTGAGTGTTCCCGTCAAACATGTGAACACTGTGTGGCTGTCAAAGCCAAATCCTCTGCCAGGACAGTTGCTTCTGCTCTGATCTGTGTAATACAGCTATTCCTCACAACTGTATTGTATATAGAGCATTACTTCCTCTATTGAAAAAAACGAAGAAGAAATCTTATCTTAATGGGCAAGTGAAGTCAAATCAAAATATAGGTTTTTTTCTTAGGGAAAGTCCACTGAAAATTGTGAGTTCAGTTCAGCTACATTTATTATTTGTTAATgtgaagttgttgttttttttacactgaaaaTTGAATAATTcattgaataatgaataatagtAGATTATGTTCATCAGCTAAACTCTCTTCTCCCCAGACTTAGCATCAGTTCTCCTGGGGCCATTGTTCTTTGAGTAAGAGCAACATCTGTGCTGTGCTTTTCCAAAAACTTCcatgctccattttttttcatgtttcagcTGGTAGAAGAGACAAAGGGGACAATGCTGCCCTACAGAGGCAGTAACTTCAATTCTGCTCAAGAATGAAACTGTCTCTTTGGTAATACTAGACATGCTTTGCCATGCAGGTAAATATCCTGGTCTCTATTTGTTGTGGGCCAAGTAAAACTGAGGATAATAATTATAGCAAGATGTAACAGAGAAACCAAGGAAAAATCATAGTAACTTCACTTAGTACACTGAACCTTTGTTGCATCACTCTTTTAAGTCGTGTGCTAAGCCTTTGTATCATTGCAGTGAAGCTATGATATTTTGGCTAGCAAAATACAAGCAACAGTATTGGCTAGCAGTCATCTATGACATTAAAGTCTGATTAAAAAATCAAATCCCAGCAAACAAAATCTGTTTGatttattacataatgaaaaGTGTATGTTTGCATTACATTTGTAACAGTAGGGTTCTGTTTCTACTCTTATATGCCTCTGTGTCCACTCCCCTTGACCAGTGTGtctatcagtctgtcagttttcaCGTCTGTTCTCCTCAAGAATATCTTCGGATGATGACACTAAACCAGACTTTTTTTGTATGCACACGCACTCATTTTTCAGAATTTACACAAATTTACCTCACCATTTTTCAAAGATTACTAATAATAGTTTTTATCTCAGTGATATGTAAAATATTATATCATTTCAGTATTTAATCAATATTTTCAGATCAAAtgcattgttttattgtttactgCTATACCATGGTGATCATTTGTATTGATTACATGATTCTTTGCTCACAGTCTTTGAATAAAGGTGATTAAAATCAATATATTATCAAAGGTGTACATCTTTTGTCTCATACAGCCAGTTGTTTTCACTGTAATGTTTGTTTATTACAAAAGTTAATATGATTAttgaaaagaacattttttaGTTGTGATGTTTATTAGCTGTCAAAGCCATCCAGTATGCCAAGCTAACAATATTTAATGTTGTCAGACAGTTTTAGCGAAGGTGTTGAGGGaaaagagcagagggagaaatgTTGGCACGCTCTAGAAACTCCAGAAATCCAGGCGCTACTCAGGGGAAGAGCAACACAGTCTGTTGCGCACTTCTGAAAAGGTCTGCAACATGTTCAGTCGCTCTGCATGCATTTTTGCTCACAACATTTATACATCTTTTCCTGACTACTGTGGAAGCCTATTAAATTATGATGATATCAGTCCTTGactgaaataaaacaacagcacaaGAAGACAGATGTTTTGCTGAAGTGTTATTTAGACACGTCAATGTACCAACAACCAGAGACTGAGGCTGGTCCTACTAGCTTGAAACAGCCCACCAAGCAGTTCAGAAACCCCCTGATTCAAATAATCAAAGACTTAAACAGCCTTAAAACAGCCTG
Encoded proteins:
- the LOC139908352 gene encoding bone morphogenetic protein 7-like; translated protein: MSTAFFVMTVLLGSSLVMAFILHPSEEEPVKPASSPVIRHIRCQGESLQSISKSLLGALNLQTEPRLPVGGLTSIREQWKDTFSGISNTAKDTTVPALSGYSVTPGAVNSTGMECCQMASEIFLKDLGWDNWVIYPESITFVQCASCNPLLAVNTLRCPSYPPNVQETPSQMPCCQPTSQEMVPILYMDEFSTVVISSVQLTRTCGCGPGNLQLPNEE